TTCCAGCCGCTGAATTGGGGTTGGTGGTGGTAATAGTTCTCCAGTTTTGAGAAAGTGATCGATTTCTCCCACCAAAAACGGATAACCCAAAGTTCCACGAGAACACATTACACCATCAGCACCAGTTTGCTCTAAGCATTTCACCGCCGCTTCCACAGAGAAAATATCCCCATTACCAATCACTGGAATAGATAGCACTTCTTTGACACGTGCAATCCATTCCCAGCGGGCATTGCCATTGTACCCTTGAGCGCGAGTGCGTCCATGCACAGTGATCATTTTTGCCCCTGCATCTTCCATTCTCTTGGCAAAATCAAGAATGATAATTTCCTGATCATTCCAACCAATACGAGTTTTAACTGTCACTGGTACATCAACAGCTTTGACAACTTCCCGCACAATTGCCTCTGCTACTTCCGGTTGCCGCAGCAACGAAGAACCACCACCATTTTTGGTAATTTTATTTACTGGACAACCCATATTGATATCAACAGTATCAGCACCTTCTGCAACTGCTTTTACTGCTGCTTCTGCCAAGAAATCTGGACGACAATCAAATAGCTGAATACTGATTGGTCGTTCATTAGGGTCTACTTCCATGATTTTGGGCAACTGCTTGACATAGTGCAACCCTGTAGCATTCACCATTTCTGTATACATCATCGAATCTGGTGCATAGCGACGCACAAGGCGACGAAACACCATATCTGTCACTCCAGATAAAGGCGATTGAAGAACCCGACTTTTTACCTCAAGTGAACCAATTTTTAGAGGTTGGGAAAGTCTAACTTTTAAATTAGGAGATAGTGTAAGCATAGAACAATTCAGAATTATTAAACTTAATAACGGTAAGGGTATTTATTAATTAAGACACTTTTTTATTAAATCTATCTTTAATGGAAGCGATCGCCAAAAATATTTTACGTGTAATCAGACTTGGCCCTGGTACTGAAACTATTCCTACTTGTTGCATCAACCCTAGTAAGTCACTTTGCCCCCAGTGTTCTACGAGTTTCCCATTTACAATGCTGTCAATATGAAAAAACGGAATTGTAATTCGCTTACCTGTTGGAGGAATACCGAAAAGTTCTGCTTGATGAGTTCCACTGAAAGTCCCGCGTGTTACAACTTTGTCGGCTTCGGCAATCACGTCTTCAAATGTGTGACAACCATCAGGGAAGGCAGAGCGAAAGACTCTAAGTACAGTCTGCATAAAAGCATCACGATTCAGCGGTTCTGGTACACCAGGGATGTGAGCCACAAAATTTGATGCAAGAAACTCCTGTGCTTGCTCTAAACTACCTTCGTCAAATGATTTGTAAATTTGGAGTGCGATGGACTTGTTTTGTTCAGCTGACATAGAGATAGAACGCTAACGATACGTGAACGTAAATTTTTTATATTGGTTGTTTCCAGCAAATTATTGGATGTCATGCGCCTTTTAGCTGTTTTGTT
This region of Nostoc sp. UHCC 0302 genomic DNA includes:
- a CDS encoding ester cyclase gives rise to the protein MSAEQNKSIALQIYKSFDEGSLEQAQEFLASNFVAHIPGVPEPLNRDAFMQTVLRVFRSAFPDGCHTFEDVIAEADKVVTRGTFSGTHQAELFGIPPTGKRITIPFFHIDSIVNGKLVEHWGQSDLLGLMQQVGIVSVPGPSLITRKIFLAIASIKDRFNKKVS
- the dusB gene encoding tRNA dihydrouridine synthase DusB, producing MLTLSPNLKVRLSQPLKIGSLEVKSRVLQSPLSGVTDMVFRRLVRRYAPDSMMYTEMVNATGLHYVKQLPKIMEVDPNERPISIQLFDCRPDFLAEAAVKAVAEGADTVDINMGCPVNKITKNGGGSSLLRQPEVAEAIVREVVKAVDVPVTVKTRIGWNDQEIIILDFAKRMEDAGAKMITVHGRTRAQGYNGNARWEWIARVKEVLSIPVIGNGDIFSVEAAVKCLEQTGADGVMCSRGTLGYPFLVGEIDHFLKTGELLPPPTPIQRLECAKEHLQALWEYKGDRGVRQARKHMTWYAKGFVGAADLRGKLSLVEKVDQGLKLIEQAIEQLANGYEPEVESESDFALV